One Fuerstiella marisgermanici DNA window includes the following coding sequences:
- a CDS encoding YCF48-related protein codes for MKLWNGRLAFAICFCLLSPNVRTVAQLGETSPAHAVRTHDPAPTPFYSGPVARTEHIADDASLNDVCGIGSDCWAVGERGVIVRSNDAGATWKTALVPAECSLTSVCFLTNQIGFVAGSRFDAFQKQHVGVLLTTRDGGESWTVLGAPSSNGNANVGTAVGVIPADSLPPISFVKYFDLQHAVAIAMPDVANSGSLVLRTADGGRTWNALSSEQNSTRWQSAAFFSPNDGIVVGLGDAAGSVVGDRVITLRQPQRTLRRRRDASLSSDGSGWMVGDGGLLRTTMDGGVTWPPPVGRLAPALNDVFDCRTVDHDGLNVCVAGSPGSVVLHSADGGASWKFRQLTSSAPINRIRFVGKSTVLAVGAFGVIQRSNDAGLTWSATRNGNYRAAVLCLATDVNDTSFRMLTNISGDQGFRSVVVQPSASLPRDGIDDSVAADRLRIALPMAGANVFSQDWMFSRTQPMQHQVQPELLKTWGMQTDGRLTEILPQRLAQLIRIWRPDAICIDRSSDTDEVAKIWLQALEPATAIAAGANPRGAILDQVGLRKWSVSRTVVKLTGADTSPLNFAGDSLLENLGTTSDLVAEYCEAAAELSDAIDADSAANQSTTVAYAVIENGQAAATPSHLLAGVMHTPGSDARRRTALISPEQQEQWQQIAQQDRTKRAALKGHLASAETPLSLIADLQTLGRNLPARLALQQLQHLASLYESLENLEGQIAVLREITRRFPEAPESADAAELLFQFYSSEELRFLRRREGDTSLLVDREDFGQQALERIPGISVTSSATLQNDNNPVPRKGLILQADERLGQGVRLPKSNGRATAAIDEAWDRNADAALQLLYTLAPNRATSPRTLLRHAANVRRRGTLGDNSTVLSKAAAGDGLYALLARAELQSTHGANQTPVPVINLPKILSKPVLDGDITELCWQEAFELHLADRTDSSDAKSDCLIMLAWDEDHLYVAGRIELLDGHSNQLDKSIARHHDTDHKLRDRVKVSFDADRDFTSAYEFTIDEAGQTSERCWRATSWNPEWFVAEQADETVWRFELAIPQAELRQLPISAGDLWAIRIQRLVPGVLEQSLVNPDPDAGNDSTQGFGLLRFIRNKRQR; via the coding sequence ATGAAGCTGTGGAACGGCCGCCTCGCTTTCGCAATTTGTTTTTGCCTGCTGAGTCCCAACGTGCGTACCGTGGCGCAGCTTGGTGAGACTTCCCCTGCTCATGCCGTGCGAACACATGATCCGGCTCCGACACCGTTTTATTCCGGCCCGGTTGCTCGAACGGAACACATTGCCGACGACGCCTCGCTGAATGACGTTTGCGGGATCGGTAGCGATTGCTGGGCTGTTGGTGAACGAGGCGTCATTGTTCGCAGTAACGATGCCGGCGCCACATGGAAAACGGCACTCGTGCCCGCGGAATGTAGTCTCACGAGTGTATGCTTTTTGACCAATCAGATCGGTTTCGTCGCGGGTTCACGGTTCGACGCGTTCCAGAAACAACACGTTGGCGTGCTGCTGACGACTCGTGATGGAGGCGAATCGTGGACCGTGCTCGGCGCACCTTCATCGAATGGGAACGCCAATGTTGGAACGGCAGTTGGTGTGATCCCCGCAGATTCGTTGCCGCCGATTTCGTTCGTCAAATACTTCGATCTGCAACACGCCGTCGCGATTGCGATGCCTGACGTTGCCAACTCAGGTTCGCTGGTGCTGCGAACCGCGGACGGGGGACGAACATGGAATGCCTTGTCCAGCGAACAAAACTCAACACGCTGGCAAAGTGCCGCCTTCTTCTCACCGAACGACGGGATCGTCGTGGGACTCGGGGACGCCGCCGGTTCGGTCGTTGGTGACCGAGTCATCACGTTGCGCCAGCCACAACGCACGTTGAGACGTCGCCGCGACGCGAGTCTTTCTTCTGACGGATCCGGATGGATGGTCGGCGATGGCGGGCTGCTGCGGACCACGATGGACGGCGGTGTCACATGGCCGCCGCCCGTGGGAAGATTGGCCCCAGCGCTCAACGATGTATTCGACTGCCGCACCGTCGATCACGACGGCCTCAATGTTTGCGTTGCCGGAAGTCCGGGCAGCGTTGTTCTGCACAGCGCAGACGGAGGTGCTTCCTGGAAATTTCGGCAACTCACCAGTTCTGCACCCATTAACCGAATTCGGTTTGTCGGGAAGTCGACTGTTCTGGCCGTTGGAGCGTTTGGTGTCATCCAACGTTCAAACGACGCCGGTCTCACATGGTCTGCCACGCGGAACGGCAATTATCGAGCAGCCGTGCTGTGCCTGGCGACGGATGTGAATGACACTTCGTTTCGCATGCTGACTAATATCAGTGGCGATCAGGGATTTCGGTCGGTGGTTGTCCAACCGTCCGCCAGCTTGCCACGGGACGGAATCGACGATTCAGTGGCCGCCGACCGGCTACGAATTGCCTTGCCGATGGCCGGGGCGAACGTGTTTTCGCAGGACTGGATGTTCTCGCGAACTCAGCCTATGCAGCACCAAGTGCAACCCGAACTACTGAAGACGTGGGGAATGCAAACGGACGGTCGGTTAACTGAAATTCTGCCGCAGCGACTGGCTCAGCTGATTCGGATTTGGCGACCGGACGCGATCTGCATCGATCGATCTTCCGACACAGACGAAGTCGCCAAAATTTGGCTGCAGGCTCTGGAGCCCGCCACTGCGATCGCGGCCGGCGCAAATCCGCGCGGAGCGATTCTGGATCAGGTTGGGCTGCGAAAATGGTCAGTGTCACGCACGGTGGTCAAGCTCACTGGTGCAGACACATCGCCACTAAATTTTGCCGGCGATTCGCTGCTGGAGAATCTCGGCACCACGTCAGACCTCGTCGCGGAATACTGCGAAGCCGCCGCCGAACTGTCCGATGCGATTGATGCAGATTCCGCAGCCAACCAGTCCACCACCGTCGCGTACGCTGTGATTGAGAACGGGCAAGCCGCCGCTACGCCGTCTCATCTTCTGGCTGGCGTGATGCACACTCCAGGATCGGACGCACGTCGTCGGACGGCGTTAATCTCCCCCGAACAGCAGGAACAATGGCAGCAAATCGCTCAGCAGGATCGCACCAAGCGAGCCGCGTTAAAAGGCCATTTGGCGTCGGCCGAAACACCGCTAAGTCTAATTGCCGACCTGCAGACTCTGGGCCGAAACCTGCCTGCGAGACTTGCCCTGCAACAATTGCAGCACCTGGCGTCGCTGTACGAATCGCTGGAAAACCTGGAAGGGCAAATTGCTGTACTCAGAGAAATCACGCGGCGTTTTCCCGAGGCGCCGGAATCTGCCGACGCGGCAGAGCTGCTTTTTCAATTCTATTCGTCCGAAGAACTTCGATTTCTTCGACGGCGTGAAGGCGACACGAGTTTGCTTGTCGACCGAGAAGACTTCGGGCAGCAGGCACTGGAAAGAATTCCGGGAATCTCTGTCACATCGTCAGCGACATTGCAAAACGATAACAACCCGGTGCCTCGGAAAGGGCTAATTCTGCAGGCAGACGAACGGCTGGGGCAGGGCGTGCGACTCCCCAAAAGCAACGGCCGCGCTACGGCGGCGATCGACGAGGCCTGGGACCGCAACGCTGACGCCGCTTTGCAATTGCTTTACACGCTGGCTCCCAATCGCGCGACTTCACCCCGCACGCTGCTGCGTCACGCAGCCAACGTTCGCCGGCGAGGCACATTGGGCGACAACAGCACGGTTCTGTCGAAGGCCGCGGCGGGCGATGGATTGTATGCACTACTGGCGCGGGCCGAGTTGCAGTCGACTCATGGCGCAAACCAAACGCCGGTCCCTGTCATCAATCTTCCTAAGATCCTGTCGAAGCCGGTGCTGGATGGTGACATCACGGAACTGTGCTGGCAGGAAGCCTTCGAACTGCATCTGGCGGACAGAACGGATTCATCAGACGCAAAGTCCGACTGTCTGATTATGCTGGCGTGGGATGAGGACCACTTGTACGTCGCGGGGCGAATTGAGTTGCTCGACGGACACAGTAATCAGCTCGACAAATCGATTGCCCGTCACCACGACACGGATCACAAGTTGCGAGACCGCGTGAAGGTTTCGTTCGACGCCGATCGCGATTTTACCTCCGCGTATGAATTCACGATTGACGAAGCGGGCCAGACCAGTGAACGCTGCTGGCGCGCGACGTCGTGGAATCCGGAATGGTTTGTTGCTGAGCAGGCTGACGAAACCGTGTGGCGTTTTGAGCTGGCGATTCCTCAGGCCGAGCTTCGGCAACTCCCGATTTCGGCTGGCGATTTGTGGGCGATCCGCATTCAACGCCTTGTTCCCGGTGTGCTTGAACAGTCGCTGGTGAACCCTGACCCGGACGCTGGCAACGACAGCACTCAGGGATTCGGTTTGCTGAGGTTCATTCGAAACAAACGGCAGCGCTAG
- a CDS encoding OmpH family outer membrane protein, with translation MKKLILSLLALAVIATTSTATVQAQTAAKTPHRIGVIDMAHVFQNYKKFEALRTDLQAEIVKSDAEAKKMVERLQQMQTEMKKYDAGGPQYETAEKNILDQKGKFDSFRASTQRQLARRESEMFKVIYTDVTAAVTAYAKHAEFDHILRFNRKGIDDTTNPQDAVQTMNKTFIYTTPENDITDVVLNYLNQQYEKSPGYKPVPAKAVSNSGGTPIRK, from the coding sequence GTGAAAAAACTCATTCTCTCGCTGCTCGCCCTCGCGGTCATTGCTACGACATCGACCGCCACTGTTCAGGCGCAGACCGCCGCCAAGACGCCACATCGCATTGGCGTGATCGACATGGCTCATGTCTTCCAGAACTACAAAAAGTTCGAAGCACTGCGCACCGATCTGCAGGCGGAAATTGTCAAAAGTGACGCCGAAGCCAAAAAGATGGTAGAACGCCTGCAGCAGATGCAGACCGAAATGAAAAAGTACGACGCCGGTGGGCCTCAGTACGAAACAGCAGAAAAGAACATTCTGGATCAGAAGGGCAAGTTCGATTCCTTCCGAGCCAGCACGCAGCGTCAGCTTGCTCGCCGCGAATCTGAAATGTTCAAAGTGATCTACACAGACGTCACTGCTGCTGTGACCGCTTACGCAAAGCATGCGGAATTCGACCACATCCTGCGATTCAATCGCAAGGGCATCGACGACACGACCAATCCTCAGGACGCTGTGCAGACAATGAACAAAACGTTCATCTACACGACTCCTGAAAACGACATCACGGATGTTGTGCTGAACTACCTGAACCAGCAGTACGAAAAGTCACCTGGCTACAAGCCGGTTCCAGCCAAGGCTGTTTCTAACTCTGGCGGAACGCCAATTCGGAAATAG
- a CDS encoding UDP-3-O-acyl-N-acetylglucosamine deacetylase, which translates to MSVIEAESSQHTHADSQSTLRIPTLRRYQNTVSKPVEFRGLSLFHGYDATARLIPAPANTGIVFRRTDLVDRPDIPATTDFLVREPRRTVLASTPDCRIETTEHLMAALAGLQIDNVIVEVTCPELPAYDGSCRAFCDGILDAGIEGQDHGAAIVQVDDVYTVRSSNRKQTLTVRPYLFPCTAITYHFDYGVRSLVPPQQLSVEITPAFFYHEISPARTFVLESEVSALKKLGYGKHLTTKDLVVIGQDGPIDNPLRWSDEGVRHKILDCVGDLALNGSGFYGHVTASRSGHELNHEMAKVLSMMGKSNSLLSKAA; encoded by the coding sequence GTGTCAGTGATCGAAGCCGAATCTTCGCAACACACTCACGCCGATTCTCAGTCGACGTTAAGAATCCCCACGCTTCGGCGCTACCAGAATACGGTTAGCAAGCCGGTTGAATTCCGTGGGCTGAGCCTGTTTCACGGATACGACGCGACGGCCAGGCTAATTCCCGCGCCTGCGAACACGGGGATTGTGTTTCGCAGAACTGATCTGGTCGATCGGCCAGACATCCCAGCCACCACCGACTTTCTGGTTCGAGAACCACGTCGCACTGTTTTGGCTTCGACGCCGGACTGCCGAATCGAAACAACCGAACATCTGATGGCCGCACTGGCCGGATTACAAATCGACAACGTTATCGTCGAAGTTACATGCCCCGAACTTCCTGCGTATGACGGTTCGTGCCGAGCATTTTGTGACGGAATTCTGGACGCTGGTATTGAAGGTCAGGACCACGGCGCCGCCATCGTGCAGGTGGATGACGTCTACACCGTCCGTAGCTCAAACCGCAAACAAACTCTCACTGTGCGGCCTTATCTATTTCCCTGCACGGCAATTACTTACCACTTCGACTACGGAGTGCGGTCGCTGGTCCCACCGCAGCAACTGTCCGTCGAAATCACCCCCGCCTTCTTCTATCACGAAATCTCGCCAGCCAGAACATTCGTGCTGGAATCCGAAGTCAGTGCTCTGAAAAAGCTGGGCTACGGCAAACACCTTACAACAAAGGACCTTGTGGTAATCGGCCAGGATGGCCCAATTGACAATCCGTTGCGCTGGTCCGATGAGGGCGTTCGGCACAAAATACTGGATTGCGTCGGCGATCTGGCGTTAAATGGTTCGGGTTTTTACGGCCACGTGACAGCATCTCGCAGTGGCCACGAATTAAATCACGAAATGGCGAAAGTCCTGTCGATGATGGGGAAGAGCAATTCTCTATTGTCTAAGGCAGCGTAG
- the lpxA gene encoding acyl-ACP--UDP-N-acetylglucosamine O-acyltransferase, with translation MEPQISPLSQVDPSARLGKGVVVGPFCLVGPNVTVGDFTELTSHVVLTGRTTLGCHNKLYPGCVIGGEPQDISYQDSETEVHIGDHNIFREGVTVNRGAEKEDCVTRIGNRNMLMANAHVAHNCRIYDDVILVNGVLLGGHVHVQDRAIVSGNTVVHHFSTIGRLSFVSGGCRVPHDIPPFMLAAGSDNPTLKTINIVGMRRAGISEHAIEVVRTAFRMLYRKRKTLAEVAAHFDETLDGILPLELSQLLNFIEAQRAGRLGRAREAVRRTPPQDNADERKAA, from the coding sequence ATGGAACCACAGATTTCGCCTCTTTCTCAGGTCGATCCTTCCGCCAGACTTGGAAAGGGAGTCGTTGTTGGTCCATTTTGTCTGGTCGGCCCCAACGTCACTGTTGGCGACTTCACAGAACTCACCAGCCACGTCGTATTGACGGGCCGCACCACGCTCGGGTGCCACAACAAACTTTATCCCGGCTGCGTCATCGGCGGTGAGCCTCAGGATATCAGTTATCAGGATTCCGAAACGGAAGTCCACATCGGCGACCACAACATCTTCCGCGAAGGTGTGACGGTTAATCGCGGTGCCGAAAAAGAAGACTGCGTGACTCGCATAGGCAATCGCAACATGCTGATGGCGAACGCCCATGTCGCTCATAACTGCCGTATTTACGACGACGTGATTCTGGTGAATGGTGTGCTGCTGGGCGGGCACGTTCACGTGCAGGATCGAGCCATCGTCTCCGGCAACACCGTCGTGCATCACTTCAGTACGATTGGTCGGCTTAGCTTTGTGAGTGGCGGTTGCCGAGTGCCCCACGACATTCCGCCCTTCATGCTGGCGGCAGGCAGCGACAATCCGACTCTGAAAACAATCAACATCGTCGGAATGCGTCGAGCCGGAATTTCTGAACACGCCATCGAAGTGGTACGCACAGCGTTTCGCATGCTGTACCGCAAACGAAAAACGCTGGCTGAAGTGGCCGCTCACTTCGACGAAACGCTGGACGGAATATTGCCGCTCGAATTATCTCAACTGTTGAACTTCATTGAAGCTCAGCGAGCCGGCCGACTTGGTCGAGCACGCGAAGCGGTTCGCCGCACCCCACCTCAGGACAACGCAGACGAGCGAAAAGCAGCATGA
- a CDS encoding Gfo/Idh/MocA family protein translates to MTSPKIASFQTPTLRMAVVGVGSLGQHHARKLANASDVDLIGVVDPAEVPGRKLAEELGTEWFPTAAGLHRQVDGVVIAAPTIYHVDAATDFLEAGIATFIEKPLAATVEQAESLWQLAARHDALLQVGHIERFNPAYTEAKERCGHPLYIRAQRVAPYTFRSTDIGVVHDLMIHDIDLALDLTGEMPSDVDAFGAVGIGPHEDMAVARLKMPSGTIVDITSSRMSPEAERSLMLWGTTGCVQADLQTRTVRHWQAQGQFRSNPALVHAIAAATSDPRTLKDQVFGQWIAAEEVQADSSDAMSLELEDFKAAIRGQHAPRVGGKEAVDAMVVADQVLQSLQVWSYQNAAATGQSARRAA, encoded by the coding sequence ATGACTTCACCCAAAATCGCTTCCTTCCAAACACCTACCCTGCGAATGGCTGTTGTCGGCGTCGGGTCACTCGGCCAACACCACGCTCGCAAACTGGCAAACGCCTCGGACGTCGATCTGATTGGCGTTGTCGACCCGGCTGAGGTTCCGGGCCGCAAGCTGGCTGAAGAACTTGGGACGGAGTGGTTTCCGACGGCCGCAGGTCTGCATCGGCAAGTTGACGGCGTCGTCATTGCCGCCCCGACAATCTACCACGTCGACGCGGCCACTGACTTTCTGGAAGCGGGCATCGCGACGTTCATCGAAAAGCCGCTGGCAGCGACAGTCGAACAGGCTGAATCACTGTGGCAACTGGCCGCTCGACACGATGCTCTGCTGCAGGTCGGTCACATCGAACGCTTCAACCCGGCCTACACAGAAGCGAAAGAACGCTGCGGGCATCCACTGTACATTCGAGCTCAACGCGTCGCCCCGTACACGTTTCGGTCGACCGATATCGGCGTCGTGCACGACCTGATGATTCACGACATCGATCTGGCCCTCGACCTGACCGGCGAAATGCCGTCGGACGTCGACGCCTTTGGTGCTGTTGGCATTGGGCCTCACGAAGACATGGCGGTCGCTCGCCTGAAGATGCCTTCCGGAACCATTGTCGATATTACCTCCAGTCGAATGAGTCCCGAAGCGGAACGCAGTTTGATGCTATGGGGAACGACGGGCTGCGTGCAGGCGGATCTGCAAACTCGAACCGTCCGTCATTGGCAGGCTCAGGGGCAGTTCCGTTCCAACCCGGCTCTTGTCCACGCCATTGCCGCTGCGACGTCCGATCCGCGAACGCTGAAGGACCAGGTATTCGGCCAGTGGATCGCGGCAGAAGAAGTGCAGGCCGATTCGTCGGATGCCATGAGCCTTGAGCTGGAAGACTTCAAAGCCGCCATTCGCGGTCAGCACGCACCTCGAGTCGGCGGCAAAGAAGCTGTGGACGCGATGGTCGTGGCCGATCAGGTTTTGCAGTCGTTGCAGGTGTGGTCGTACCAGAATGCAGCGGCCACCGGGCAGTCTGCTCGCCGAGCGGCATAG
- the rlmN gene encoding 23S rRNA (adenine(2503)-C(2))-methyltransferase RlmN produces the protein MTAETPQLNIISDTSDRLRPILDVPESELLAWLAAAGEKKFRAKQIRKWLIERRITSFDEMTDLSAALRTKLAAEFSFSSFDQVGHQIASDQTEKLLLKLHDGELVECVLMRDPGRRTVCISTQVGCAMGCVFCASGLLGVKRDLTQTEIFEQVLVLHRLMKDDEKITNLVVMGIGEPFANYGNLMRALNFLTDENGFGLGARRVTVSTVGIPKRIRQFADCGKAFNLAVSLHAPNEKLRSEIVPVNKGTGLREILAAADEFFSKTGRRVSYEYVLMSGINDQPEHAEELAKLLRGRNAHVNLIPMNGVNELIMTAPGDPMTRKFQQILDHRGIATTVRKRKGADIDAACGQLRLNRSGDATANEAATV, from the coding sequence ATGACTGCCGAAACGCCGCAACTGAACATTATTTCCGACACCAGCGACCGCCTGCGCCCGATTTTGGACGTACCGGAAAGTGAGTTGCTGGCGTGGCTGGCGGCGGCTGGGGAAAAGAAGTTCCGAGCCAAACAGATCCGGAAATGGCTGATCGAACGCCGCATCACGTCCTTTGACGAAATGACGGATCTGTCCGCGGCTCTGCGAACGAAACTGGCAGCTGAGTTCTCGTTCTCCAGTTTCGACCAGGTCGGCCACCAGATTGCCAGCGACCAAACGGAAAAGCTGCTGCTAAAGCTGCACGACGGCGAACTGGTCGAATGTGTCCTCATGCGAGACCCCGGGCGTCGCACCGTTTGCATTAGCACTCAGGTCGGCTGCGCGATGGGGTGCGTCTTCTGCGCCAGCGGGCTGCTGGGTGTGAAGCGAGACCTGACTCAAACCGAAATTTTCGAACAGGTCCTCGTCCTGCACCGTCTGATGAAGGACGACGAAAAGATCACCAACCTTGTCGTCATGGGTATCGGCGAACCGTTCGCGAACTACGGCAACTTAATGCGAGCGTTGAACTTTCTGACGGATGAAAACGGATTCGGCCTGGGAGCTCGCCGCGTCACTGTTTCCACCGTCGGCATCCCGAAACGTATTCGTCAGTTTGCCGACTGCGGCAAAGCCTTCAACCTGGCCGTTTCGCTACACGCGCCCAACGAAAAATTGCGCAGTGAAATCGTGCCGGTCAACAAGGGCACCGGGTTGCGTGAGATTCTGGCCGCGGCGGACGAATTCTTCAGCAAGACGGGGCGGCGAGTGTCCTACGAATACGTGTTGATGTCCGGAATCAATGACCAGCCGGAGCACGCCGAGGAACTGGCCAAGCTGCTGCGCGGCCGCAACGCTCACGTGAATCTGATCCCGATGAACGGCGTCAACGAACTAATAATGACGGCGCCCGGCGACCCGATGACACGCAAGTTCCAACAGATTCTGGATCATCGAGGCATCGCCACGACCGTCCGAAAACGCAAAGGCGCGGATATTGACGCCGCATGCGGCCAGCTACGGCTGAACCGTAGCGGCGATGCGACAGCGAACGAGGCGGCGACAGTCTAG
- a CDS encoding ABC transporter ATP-binding protein → MTSAVVEIDDVTKTFDNLVAVSHVSLRVEQGQTLGLIGPNGAGKTTLLRLISSLAKPDSGDIRIHGTSVRTSPRAVRMQLGFMPAEFGSPRNLNIGEYLEYFGCMYGIPKTERQRRIGDVCTLTDLNGREEVMVKGLSTGNRQRLLLAKTLLHDPQLLVLDEPASGLDPRARTELRAIVRELASMGKTIIISSHILPDIEEISDQIGIMEAGRLVLDGNLDSLRSHYGAAQRVIKVRVLPEQRDLAISVLRSLDGVKSCELREQFLVIDTDEPTGNFVLAELLQHDIRILQFAEDAPNLEEIFMRSTAGKVT, encoded by the coding sequence TTGACCAGCGCCGTCGTCGAAATTGATGATGTCACGAAAACGTTCGACAATCTCGTCGCCGTCAGTCACGTAAGCCTGCGCGTTGAGCAAGGTCAGACGTTGGGGTTGATCGGTCCCAACGGAGCGGGCAAGACGACTCTGCTGCGGCTGATTTCTTCGCTGGCCAAGCCCGACAGCGGCGATATTCGTATTCACGGAACATCCGTCCGAACGTCGCCTCGCGCCGTCAGAATGCAGCTTGGCTTCATGCCTGCTGAATTCGGCAGCCCACGCAATCTGAACATCGGCGAATACCTTGAGTACTTCGGCTGCATGTACGGCATTCCCAAAACCGAACGCCAACGCAGAATTGGCGACGTCTGTACGCTCACCGATCTAAACGGCCGCGAAGAAGTCATGGTGAAGGGGCTGTCGACCGGCAACCGTCAGCGATTGCTGCTGGCCAAAACGCTGCTGCATGATCCTCAATTGCTGGTCCTGGACGAACCCGCCAGCGGCCTTGATCCTCGAGCACGCACCGAACTTCGAGCCATCGTGCGAGAACTGGCGTCGATGGGAAAGACCATCATCATTAGTTCGCACATTCTGCCCGACATTGAAGAAATCAGCGACCAAATCGGCATCATGGAAGCCGGGCGCCTGGTACTCGACGGCAACCTCGATTCCCTGCGATCGCACTACGGCGCGGCTCAGCGAGTCATCAAAGTTCGAGTGCTGCCGGAACAGCGTGATTTGGCTATTTCAGTTTTGCGGTCGCTTGATGGCGTGAAAAGTTGCGAGCTGCGCGAGCAGTTTTTGGTGATCGATACCGATGAGCCGACCGGAAACTTCGTACTGGCGGAATTGCTGCAGCATGACATTCGCATTCTGCAGTTCGCGGAGGACGCTCCCAACCTGGAAGAAATCTTCATGCGTTCCACGGCGGGAAAAGTCACATGA
- a CDS encoding vitamin K epoxide reductase family protein produces the protein MLCSLALCISGYLAWTAFQASEVYGCGGGSVFDCGHVLTSKYAKVFGLSVSVPAFGLYASLLAVLAFIRPSVPEQLLKTGWSILTVGALAAGMAALWFIGIQVFVVEHLCSYCLAAHTCGLLLAGIVLWKHPLGAKQTGLLSSISLAGIGALMTAQILAKPPQTFTVERFDDSSDPAEVVDGAEFDAPIDFAPPGAVASADDDGLFAPPAIEETSVFEPPAVIEPPVVTDNEFVPPTGAIPTKSPNAVAGEGNSTDSTTDSTGKKTATDKPDVTANEANDDQKPSAEEDPGATAATAALLFISPSTASALAQLLPFDDKKPAGTGADENAKQTEAETTRVQKPVIPTTRLVSVSGNKFRLNSRQWPILGNPDAKYIFVEMFDYTCPHCRNTHRAIDGAFEKLGDDLAVIALPVPLDGSCNSTVRNTGPAHREACELARISVAVWRVDREKFKTFHDWMFEGHRSAAQARQKAAELVGQKQLAAELALPHAQSYVAKHVELYKRVGQGTVPKLMFPQSTITGEVSSPTTLVKAIRRELGQ, from the coding sequence TTGTTGTGCAGTTTGGCCCTGTGCATCAGCGGCTATCTTGCATGGACCGCATTCCAGGCATCGGAAGTGTATGGCTGCGGCGGCGGCAGCGTGTTCGACTGTGGTCACGTTCTGACCAGCAAATACGCCAAGGTGTTTGGCCTGTCCGTCAGCGTGCCCGCGTTCGGTCTGTATGCCAGCCTGCTGGCGGTACTCGCGTTCATTCGCCCGAGCGTTCCTGAACAACTGCTGAAGACAGGATGGAGCATTCTAACGGTCGGCGCATTGGCGGCCGGAATGGCAGCGCTGTGGTTCATCGGCATTCAGGTGTTCGTGGTCGAGCACCTGTGCTCTTACTGCCTTGCGGCTCACACGTGCGGACTGCTGCTGGCGGGAATCGTGCTGTGGAAGCACCCGCTGGGAGCAAAGCAGACGGGCTTGTTGTCCTCCATCAGCCTGGCTGGGATCGGCGCGCTGATGACGGCTCAAATTTTGGCCAAGCCCCCTCAAACTTTCACCGTCGAGCGATTCGACGATTCAAGTGATCCGGCTGAAGTTGTTGACGGTGCAGAATTTGACGCACCAATCGATTTCGCACCGCCGGGTGCCGTTGCCTCTGCCGACGACGATGGACTGTTCGCTCCACCAGCGATTGAAGAGACCTCCGTTTTCGAACCGCCTGCAGTTATCGAACCACCAGTTGTCACCGACAATGAATTCGTGCCGCCGACAGGTGCGATCCCCACAAAGTCGCCTAATGCTGTAGCTGGTGAAGGAAATTCGACGGACAGCACCACAGATTCAACTGGCAAGAAAACAGCGACTGACAAACCGGACGTGACCGCCAACGAGGCGAACGATGATCAGAAGCCGTCAGCAGAGGAAGATCCCGGTGCCACCGCAGCCACAGCCGCGTTGTTGTTCATCAGCCCATCGACTGCCTCAGCGCTGGCTCAGCTGCTACCGTTCGACGACAAGAAGCCAGCCGGCACGGGCGCTGACGAAAACGCCAAACAAACAGAAGCGGAAACCACCAGAGTTCAGAAGCCCGTGATCCCGACCACTCGGTTAGTGTCGGTTTCAGGCAACAAGTTTCGCCTCAACAGCCGACAATGGCCGATTCTTGGCAACCCAGATGCCAAGTACATCTTCGTCGAAATGTTCGACTACACGTGCCCGCATTGCCGCAATACTCATCGAGCAATCGATGGAGCGTTCGAAAAGCTGGGCGACGATCTGGCCGTCATTGCTTTGCCAGTGCCACTGGATGGAAGCTGCAATAGCACAGTTCGAAATACCGGTCCGGCTCACCGAGAAGCCTGCGAGTTGGCTCGCATTTCAGTCGCTGTTTGGCGAGTCGATCGGGAGAAGTTCAAGACCTTCCACGATTGGATGTTCGAAGGTCACCGCTCTGCTGCTCAGGCGCGACAAAAGGCGGCGGAACTTGTTGGGCAAAAGCAGCTTGCAGCCGAACTGGCTCTGCCACACGCCCAAAGTTACGTGGCCAAGCATGTGGAGCTGTACAAGCGAGTCGGCCAGGGAACGGTTCCTAAACTAATGTTCCCTCAATCGACAATCACGGGTGAGGTTTCGTCACCGACGACGCTGGTCAAAGCGATTCGCCGCGAATTAGGTCAGTAG